In one window of Leptospira sp. GIMC2001 DNA:
- the der gene encoding ribosome biogenesis GTPase Der encodes MKKPPIVTIVGRQNVGKSTLYNRLAGKAAHSITKNIPGVTRDVLEIFVDRDDLTGPILLRDTPGLDLDSLDEMSQSIIEVSMNHLSESDLIIHVMDKKDIQEYDHRLMELFRKDKVLRKIPTLVVANKADSEKEEMDLEDLFRIGVKEAIPVSALGKRNLGLVFEKINLLLPNHRDSGMLVPDLKIAIVGKPNSGKSSLLNAILGYKRAVVSEIAGTTRDSLNSYFKYKDKLAELTDTAGIRKKSKTAESLEFYSYKRTLRSIDESGLVVFLLDATKGVGDYDKRIFAYLEKSGKPVVIGFNKWDLIPDKTDKTLNNYKKDILSRFPAMTDKPIITLSAMTRQRVNSLLDKVWELDDRTKVKVSTSELNKKIKEWLSDGKIAMASKRPPKVKYATQVSALPFHVIFFVNSKELFTPNVLSYFRKKINSEFGLGGVPVKIEIRSNEK; translated from the coding sequence ATGAAAAAGCCTCCTATAGTAACAATTGTCGGAAGGCAAAATGTCGGTAAATCGACTCTATACAATAGACTTGCAGGCAAAGCTGCACATTCGATTACAAAAAATATTCCCGGTGTAACGAGGGATGTATTAGAGATTTTCGTTGATCGAGATGATTTAACTGGGCCTATACTTTTGAGAGACACACCAGGTCTAGATTTAGATTCACTCGATGAGATGTCTCAGTCAATAATTGAAGTTAGTATGAATCATCTAAGCGAATCTGATCTTATCATTCATGTAATGGATAAGAAAGATATTCAAGAATATGATCATAGGCTTATGGAACTTTTTCGTAAAGATAAAGTTTTACGTAAGATCCCAACTCTGGTTGTTGCAAACAAAGCAGATTCCGAGAAAGAAGAAATGGATCTTGAAGATTTATTTAGAATTGGAGTGAAAGAAGCAATTCCTGTATCGGCTCTAGGCAAGAGAAATCTTGGACTTGTATTCGAGAAAATCAATCTATTACTACCGAACCATCGTGATTCTGGGATGCTTGTTCCTGATCTAAAAATCGCAATTGTTGGTAAACCCAACTCTGGCAAATCTTCCCTTCTCAATGCAATTCTTGGTTATAAGCGAGCGGTTGTAAGTGAGATCGCCGGAACTACAAGAGATTCTTTGAACTCGTATTTTAAATACAAAGATAAATTAGCCGAGCTTACAGATACAGCTGGAATTCGAAAGAAAAGTAAAACGGCCGAGAGTTTAGAATTTTATTCTTATAAGCGTACACTTCGTTCGATCGATGAGTCAGGTTTGGTTGTATTTTTACTGGATGCAACGAAAGGAGTAGGCGATTACGACAAAAGGATATTTGCTTATTTAGAAAAATCAGGTAAACCAGTCGTAATTGGATTCAATAAATGGGATCTGATTCCAGACAAAACAGATAAAACGCTAAATAATTATAAAAAAGATATATTATCTCGCTTTCCCGCGATGACAGATAAACCAATTATAACTTTGAGTGCTATGACAAGGCAGAGAGTGAATTCTTTACTTGATAAAGTATGGGAATTGGATGATCGAACTAAGGTAAAAGTATCTACTTCTGAGCTTAACAAAAAAATCAAAGAATGGCTATCGGATGGTAAGATCGCGATGGCATCCAAAAGACCACCTAAAGTTAAGTATGCGACTCAAGTATCTGCCTTACCATTCCATGTAATTTTCTTTGTCAATAGTAAGGAATTGTTTACACCCAATGTTCTGAGTTATTTTAGAAAAAAAATCAATAGTGAATTTGGATTGGGTGGTGTTCCTGTAAAAATTGAAATTAGGTCGAATGAGAAATGA
- the smpB gene encoding SsrA-binding protein SmpB, translated as MSKTDNSKSKAPDALVNKKARFNFELGEIFEAGMVLTGSEVKSLREKKGNLTDAFAKVKRGEVFLENLQIPKYKNKGYSEHIEIRPRKLLLHKKEISLMEKAIKEKGLVLVAVKCYFKDNRRFKVQIAIAKPKKLYDKREDLQKKDAKIEIERAMKGRLRT; from the coding sequence ATGTCTAAGACTGATAATTCAAAATCTAAAGCACCTGATGCTCTCGTTAATAAAAAAGCGAGATTCAATTTTGAATTAGGAGAAATCTTTGAAGCGGGAATGGTTCTTACAGGATCCGAAGTAAAATCGCTAAGAGAAAAAAAGGGAAATCTTACTGATGCTTTTGCAAAGGTAAAGCGGGGCGAAGTGTTCTTAGAAAATCTACAAATCCCGAAATATAAAAACAAAGGTTACTCAGAACATATTGAAATACGCCCAAGAAAATTGCTACTTCATAAGAAAGAAATTTCCTTAATGGAAAAGGCAATAAAAGAAAAAGGTTTGGTGTTAGTTGCAGTAAAATGTTACTTCAAAGATAATAGAAGATTTAAAGTGCAAATCGCAATAGCAAAACCAAAGAAATTATATGATAAACGAGAAGATTTGCAGAAGAAAGATGCAAAAATTGAAATTGAAAGAGCAATGAAGGGAAGATTACGAACATGA